AATGTATCTCGGCACTGTAACGTTTTGCTATGAAGATATTCATAATATATCTTGTCGAGATACACTGTTTTTTTATGTTGATAGTAGCTATATCCTGCAATTGCAATCCATCCAACAAGCAAAGCAAAAAGCAAAACATATTTTATACGAGAGGCAAATGTTCCAAAAAAATAGATCACCGCTGCGATAATGGCAAAAATGAGCAGTAAAAAGAGTAAAAAATAGAGTAACGCCATCACTACTCACAAAAGTTTGAATTTTTCATATACCAATCGATTCTTTGTACGATTTGAAAAAGCTTTTTTGAGTACTCTTCCACAAGTGCAATCTTTTGCAAAAAAAGCTCTTCCAAATATTCATGAGCAAGTTCGTTTCTCAAGTTTTTCAATTCAATAAGCTCTTCATAATTTTCTACAAATCCACGTTTTTCTGCTCGTATAACAGAATCGAGCCTTCTTTCAACTGATTCCAATTCGGCAAGATCGAGGCTTCGTAAAAATTTGTTGATCAAAATATCAACGCTTCTTGAAAATCTTGCAGCAAATGTCTCTAATTTTTCGATATTCTCTTCGCTATCGGGAGCAATTCCTTGACAGCGTTGAAAAGATTTTTCCAGCCACTGTATACTTTGTACAAGATTTTTGTAGTATTCACAAAGAAGGTCTTTCATAATTTTATAGCCTCTTTTTGAATGTGGTGTACAAAAGGAGTATCTTTTTTCAACACGATATCAACAGTTCGATCACCCAAACTCAAAAAAAGTTTTGTTTTTATTTTGATAATGTGAGAAAAATCGATTACAGAGCTCTCTATCAAAAGATCAATGTCTCCCCCTTTTTTGGTATCGTCTGTTCTGCTGCCAAAAAGATAGATCTTTGCATCCGGATCAAAAGCATAAACAGCCTCTTTGATCGCTACAATCTCTTCAGGTTTGAGCCTCATCCCAATCCTCTTAGCTGATAGGTGATATCGCCTGCTCCAAATCCGATAACCAATCCCTTTTCAATTGACTCTAATGCCTTTTTATCTTTGATAAGCCAAACGCTTTTTTCATCTTTTTTGATTCTATCGGCAAACAGCGGCGTATACTCCTTGAAAAGATTTTCAAAATCGATCTCCACCGGCTCCTCTCCTGCACTCCATACAGGTAAAATCACAAGTTTCGCCCCTTTATAAAAACAGCGCACAAACTCTTCTAGGTTATCCAAAACCCGTGAATATTTATGGGGCTGCCAAATAATCGTAATATCTTTGATATTTTTGAGTTTTGCATACTCCAACAAAGAAATTAGTGTCGCTTTGATCTCTGTCGGATGATGCGCGTAATCATCAATAACGATAAGATCCTCTCTTTTTTCAACGATATCAAACCGTTTTTTGATACCTTTGTAGTTTTGAAGATTTTTTTTGATCTCATCGAGTCCCAATTCTCGCATGGCAGCCAAGATGGCCAAACTTGCATCGATCGCTATATGCTTTCCAAATCCCCACACCTCAAATGCACCAAAATCTCGTAGTTCAAACCGGATATGAGGCTCATCGTCTTTTAAAAAGTGGGTTATATTTTTGATATCCTGGCTTGGATAGAGTCTGATCGCTTCTATATCCAGTGAAGCCAAAAAGGGATCTTCAGCATTGATCACACGCACCTTTGCCTGCTTTAAAAATGATCGGTACGCATCATAAAACAGCTCCAAATCGTGATTGTAATACTCCATATGTTCTGGTTCCGCATTCGTTACAATGGCACAATATGGGTTGGAGTTCAAAAAGCTGGCATCACTCTCATCAGCTTCAAATACCACCG
The Nitratiruptor sp. SB155-2 genome window above contains:
- a CDS encoding nucleotidyltransferase domain-containing protein codes for the protein MRLKPEEIVAIKEAVYAFDPDAKIYLFGSRTDDTKKGGDIDLLIESSVIDFSHIIKIKTKLFLSLGDRTVDIVLKKDTPFVHHIQKEAIKL
- the murC gene encoding UDP-N-acetylmuramate--L-alanine ligase, whose translation is MKIHFIGIGGIGLSGLARFLQHEGYRVSGSDMSETPLVQKLREEGITVDVPQKRENITSDIDVVIYSAAVKSTNPELQAAKSLGIKTIPRREALPIVLGGKKVYAVAGAHGKSTTSAILASILNEASAIIGAESKEFGSNVRYTGSETVVFEADESDASFLNSNPYCAIVTNAEPEHMEYYNHDLELFYDAYRSFLKQAKVRVINAEDPFLASLDIEAIRLYPSQDIKNITHFLKDDEPHIRFELRDFGAFEVWGFGKHIAIDASLAILAAMRELGLDEIKKNLQNYKGIKKRFDIVEKREDLIVIDDYAHHPTEIKATLISLLEYAKLKNIKDITIIWQPHKYSRVLDNLEEFVRCFYKGAKLVILPVWSAGEEPVEIDFENLFKEYTPLFADRIKKDEKSVWLIKDKKALESIEKGLVIGFGAGDITYQLRGLG